Proteins encoded within one genomic window of Pseudomonas cannabina:
- a CDS encoding recombination protein NinB: MTEMIMRSLDDTSRLLGILHGTDFTKPKKIVIKDQDRSGEQNKKLHASLTDIANQVEHAGRKWDVLIWKRLLTAAWLREAGDQPQLIPAVDGHGFDVVYERTSKLTVAQCASLLEWIAAFGAEHDVRWSQKDLWEGRY; encoded by the coding sequence ATGACTGAAATGATCATGCGTAGCCTCGACGACACCAGCCGGCTGCTCGGAATCCTCCACGGCACCGACTTCACCAAGCCGAAAAAGATCGTGATCAAGGATCAGGACCGAAGCGGGGAGCAGAACAAGAAACTCCACGCCTCGCTGACCGATATCGCCAATCAGGTCGAGCACGCAGGACGAAAGTGGGACGTGCTCATCTGGAAACGCCTGCTGACCGCTGCGTGGCTTCGTGAGGCTGGCGATCAGCCGCAACTGATACCAGCGGTAGACGGCCACGGCTTTGACGTCGTGTACGAGCGCACAAGCAAGCTAACCGTTGCGCAGTGCGCAAGCCTGCTGGAATGGATCGCCGCGTTTGGCGCTGAGCACGATGTTCGGTGGAGCCAGAAAGATTTGTGGGAGGGCAGATATTGA
- a CDS encoding phage tail protein, which produces MGFRLPNGATLQIASAYGAAIPVTALSNANPAVATAAAHGLSDGDIIAVTSGWTRLNDRAARVANSLTGTFALERINTLNIQPYPVGSGAGSVREVTAFTEISQITDVATSGGDQQFLTFGFLADDDDRQLPTTKNPISMAVTVADDPDLPYVAVVEAADEDKVARVLRLNLPNGDSILYNAYVTITSTPALSRNNLMTRVITLSLAGRPTRYSAVVA; this is translated from the coding sequence ATGGGCTTCAGACTCCCCAACGGCGCAACCCTCCAGATCGCTTCCGCCTACGGCGCGGCCATCCCGGTGACGGCGCTGAGCAATGCAAACCCCGCGGTGGCGACTGCCGCTGCGCACGGCCTGAGTGACGGCGACATCATTGCCGTAACCTCCGGCTGGACTCGACTAAATGATCGCGCCGCACGCGTGGCGAACAGCCTGACTGGCACGTTCGCACTGGAGCGCATCAATACCCTGAATATCCAGCCTTACCCGGTAGGTTCGGGCGCTGGCTCGGTGCGCGAGGTGACAGCATTCACCGAAATCTCGCAGATCACCGATGTGGCCACAAGCGGCGGCGACCAGCAGTTTCTGACCTTCGGCTTCTTGGCCGACGATGACGATCGACAGCTGCCGACCACCAAGAACCCGATCAGCATGGCGGTGACGGTCGCAGACGACCCTGATCTGCCGTACGTGGCTGTGGTTGAGGCTGCCGACGAGGACAAGGTCGCGCGCGTATTGCGCCTGAACCTGCCAAACGGCGACAGCATCCTCTACAACGCGTACGTGACCATCACGTCCACCCCCGCCCTGTCCCGCAACAACCTGATGACCCGCGTCATCACGCTGTCTCTGGCAGGCCGCCCAACCCGTTACTCGGCAGTGGTGGCGTAA
- a CDS encoding structural cement protein Gp24, whose protein sequence is MAIQSSYSANIRAGLPGMIVDMIPKTLISRTVQAAAGLAFGVPVIQGTADKAGRASAAGDTAAKFVGISVRDRSVKAEGNAYSQYESARVMTKGAIWVTASVQVAAGDSVYFVPATGLWTNVATDNVLVAGARFDTSTAGTNQIAQVRLG, encoded by the coding sequence ATGGCTATTCAATCCAGCTACAGCGCAAACATTCGCGCCGGACTGCCGGGCATGATTGTCGACATGATCCCCAAAACGCTGATCTCCCGCACCGTTCAGGCGGCCGCTGGCTTGGCGTTCGGTGTCCCGGTCATCCAAGGCACTGCCGACAAGGCTGGCCGCGCTTCGGCAGCAGGCGATACCGCGGCAAAGTTCGTCGGCATCAGCGTTCGTGACCGCTCAGTGAAAGCTGAGGGGAATGCCTACAGCCAATACGAATCGGCTCGCGTCATGACCAAGGGCGCGATCTGGGTCACTGCTTCTGTGCAGGTCGCAGCCGGTGATTCGGTCTACTTCGTTCCGGCGACAGGGCTGTGGACCAACGTCGCTACGGACAACGTGCTGGTAGCTGGTGCTCGTTTTGACACCAGTACCGCAGGCACCAATCAAATCGCTCAAGTCCGCCTGGGCTAA
- a CDS encoding DnaT-like ssDNA-binding protein, giving the protein MPEFYGSISEADQYHEVRANTAWTGEDMAKQAALIRASVYIDGRYRKLLASGVWQSLFPGVKTEGRGQAREWPRTGAYDYEGNPIPADQVPVEVEQATYEAALRELVDPGSLSPDFVSASMVKREKVGPLETEFAVSVGADAASSVRPVISVIDEMIAPVLAARYTLPAVFTV; this is encoded by the coding sequence ATGCCTGAATTCTACGGCTCAATATCAGAAGCAGACCAATACCATGAGGTCCGCGCGAACACCGCCTGGACTGGCGAAGACATGGCGAAGCAGGCCGCGCTGATCCGGGCATCGGTCTACATCGACGGCCGCTACCGGAAGCTTCTTGCGTCTGGCGTGTGGCAGTCATTGTTCCCCGGCGTGAAGACCGAGGGCAGAGGGCAAGCCAGGGAATGGCCGCGCACAGGCGCCTATGATTATGAAGGCAACCCAATACCAGCTGACCAGGTGCCCGTCGAGGTTGAGCAGGCTACTTACGAAGCCGCGCTGCGTGAGCTTGTCGATCCCGGCAGCCTCAGCCCTGACTTCGTCTCCGCCTCAATGGTCAAGCGCGAGAAGGTCGGGCCGCTTGAAACTGAGTTCGCCGTGTCGGTGGGCGCAGACGCCGCCAGCTCTGTCCGACCGGTGATCAGCGTCATCGACGAGATGATTGCACCGGTTCTGGCGGCTCGTTACACGCTGCCAGCGGTGTTTACGGTATGA
- a CDS encoding DUF2280 domain-containing protein, which produces MAALSSEVKAFIVQALACFDTPSQVAEAVKREFNIEVSRQQVESHDPTKRCSKTLAKRWVDMFHDARERFRHQTIDIPIANRAYRLRAMGRIIEKAESMKNLSLALQVLEQAAKETGDAYVNRRVEPDKSLDDEIKRLNIQKLQRELEDPDKGLPEPKQVIIGVEDATDPDAE; this is translated from the coding sequence ATGGCAGCCCTGAGCAGCGAGGTGAAGGCCTTCATCGTTCAGGCTCTTGCCTGCTTCGATACACCCTCACAGGTGGCAGAGGCCGTCAAGCGAGAATTCAACATCGAGGTGAGCCGTCAGCAGGTGGAGTCACACGACCCCACCAAGCGATGCAGTAAAACCCTGGCCAAGCGTTGGGTGGACATGTTCCACGACGCGCGAGAGAGGTTCCGCCACCAGACGATTGACATCCCCATTGCTAACCGGGCCTACAGGCTTCGGGCTATGGGGAGGATCATCGAGAAGGCCGAGAGCATGAAGAACCTGTCTCTCGCACTACAGGTGCTTGAGCAGGCGGCAAAGGAAACTGGCGACGCATACGTGAATCGTCGCGTAGAGCCTGATAAGTCGCTGGACGACGAGATCAAGCGCCTCAACATTCAAAAGCTTCAGCGCGAACTGGAAGACCCGGACAAGGGGCTCCCCGAGCCGAAACAAGTGATCATCGGGGTGGAAGATGCAACCGATCCTGATGCTGAATAA
- a CDS encoding DUF1073 domain-containing protein, whose translation MSAISYLKDSLQNLVAGLGTARDKASHSHYIATELDDQQLLNAFRSSWTAQKGVTIPAVDACRNWRAWQASKSEIELIEAEEARLNVQGKILEALLKARLFGGAAVFIGTGERDTSSALNPDRLGKGGIKYLTVMTRRQLAATEIEQDPQSDRFGWPKAYRLPGSTVEIHPSRLVIFIGVRHPDPELAMGTAFGWGDSVLLSAMPAVKHYDETVANVVSLVYEAKIDVINIPNLMTSLQDKNYEKNLLERLRLAATAKGINGTLILDGTETHSSKSASFGTLPDVIAKTEQGVCGAFDIPGTRMFGQSSTGLGANGEENTRNYYDNVASRQKLEIKPAMSVLDECLIRSALGSRPKEVHYAWSPLWQATAKDKADIGKTTADTIKSLKDSGLFPPDALSKASVNLLVELSIMPGLEAAIDEFGAGLDEEDEDIDPLADPDQKDPPI comes from the coding sequence ATGAGCGCAATAAGCTACCTAAAGGACAGCCTGCAGAACCTCGTCGCTGGACTGGGTACTGCGCGCGACAAGGCTTCACACTCGCACTACATCGCCACTGAACTTGACGACCAGCAGCTGCTGAACGCCTTCCGCAGCTCATGGACAGCCCAGAAGGGCGTCACAATCCCTGCTGTGGACGCGTGTCGCAACTGGCGAGCCTGGCAGGCCTCCAAGAGTGAAATCGAGCTAATAGAGGCCGAAGAGGCCCGCCTGAACGTACAAGGCAAGATTCTTGAGGCCCTATTGAAGGCCCGTCTGTTCGGTGGTGCTGCTGTGTTCATCGGTACTGGTGAGCGGGACACGTCGTCTGCGCTGAACCCTGATCGCTTGGGTAAGGGTGGCATCAAGTACCTGACTGTGATGACTCGCCGTCAGCTTGCTGCCACTGAGATCGAACAGGACCCTCAGAGCGATCGATTCGGATGGCCCAAGGCTTACCGGCTGCCAGGCTCAACTGTAGAGATTCACCCATCTCGCTTGGTGATCTTCATCGGCGTGCGTCACCCCGATCCTGAGCTGGCCATGGGCACGGCTTTCGGCTGGGGCGACTCTGTGCTGCTGTCGGCCATGCCCGCGGTCAAGCACTACGACGAGACCGTAGCCAACGTCGTGAGCCTGGTCTACGAGGCCAAGATCGACGTCATCAACATCCCCAACCTGATGACCAGCCTGCAGGACAAGAATTACGAGAAGAACCTACTGGAGCGCCTGAGGCTGGCAGCGACCGCCAAGGGCATCAACGGAACACTGATCCTCGACGGCACCGAAACTCACTCGTCCAAATCTGCCAGCTTCGGCACCCTACCAGACGTGATCGCCAAGACCGAGCAGGGTGTCTGTGGCGCGTTCGATATCCCCGGTACGCGCATGTTCGGCCAGTCCTCGACCGGTCTGGGTGCCAACGGCGAAGAGAACACCCGCAACTACTACGACAATGTCGCATCGCGCCAGAAGCTGGAGATCAAGCCAGCAATGAGCGTGCTGGACGAGTGCCTGATTCGTTCCGCGCTGGGCAGCAGGCCAAAGGAAGTCCATTACGCCTGGTCGCCACTGTGGCAGGCCACGGCCAAGGACAAAGCCGACATCGGCAAGACAACGGCTGACACCATCAAGTCGCTGAAGGATTCCGGCCTGTTCCCGCCTGATGCCCTTTCCAAGGCCTCGGTGAACCTGTTGGTCGAGCTGAGCATCATGCCCGGTCTCGAAGCAGCCATTGATGAGTTCGGCGCAGGGCTGGATGAAGAGGACGAGGACATCGATCCTCTGGCTGATCCAGATCAGAAAGACCCGCCCATCTGA
- a CDS encoding terminase large subunit domain-containing protein — MLNKPQFEFIKSHNKFMAFVGGYRSGKTFVGCVRMCINALEFPGIPQGYFAPTYPQITDIFYDTLPGVAEAFGLFADIVASNKRVYLRDKKGRCLSTIICKSMEHPHRIVGFNIAHALVDEIDCMPIKKADSAWKKIIARMSTVWPGRDMNTIDVTTTPEGFNWVYRKFVKELASDPTQRQFYGIVHASTRQNAKNLPKDYIPSLRKSYPANLVDAYIDGLFVNLTSGSVYPNFDRRLCHTDETIRPGEQLHIGMDFNINRMAATIHVIRDGLPRLLEEATSLFDTPAMIIELKRRFPGHSITVYPDASGKNRKSVNGSESDHSLLRAAGFMVMVNPSNPEVRDRVLAVNAMLLNGEGQRRYRINTDNCPITTQVLEQQAYDDKGQPNKDGTEDPIDSLGYFIVQRFPIAGGYTLANVSDS; from the coding sequence ATGCTGAATAAGCCTCAATTCGAGTTCATCAAAAGCCACAACAAGTTCATGGCCTTCGTCGGGGGCTACCGCAGCGGCAAGACCTTCGTTGGCTGTGTGCGGATGTGCATCAACGCGCTGGAGTTCCCCGGCATACCTCAGGGCTATTTCGCTCCGACCTACCCGCAGATCACTGACATCTTCTACGACACCCTGCCAGGGGTCGCTGAGGCGTTCGGTCTGTTCGCCGATATCGTTGCCAGCAACAAGCGCGTGTACCTGCGAGACAAGAAGGGTAGGTGCCTTTCGACGATTATCTGCAAGAGCATGGAGCACCCGCACCGCATCGTCGGCTTCAACATCGCGCACGCACTGGTCGACGAAATCGACTGTATGCCGATCAAAAAGGCAGACAGCGCCTGGAAGAAGATCATTGCGCGGATGTCCACGGTTTGGCCTGGCCGCGACATGAACACCATCGACGTGACCACAACGCCCGAGGGCTTCAACTGGGTCTATCGCAAGTTCGTCAAGGAGCTGGCATCCGATCCTACGCAACGCCAGTTTTACGGCATCGTGCACGCTTCCACGCGGCAGAACGCCAAGAACCTGCCAAAGGACTACATACCGTCACTGCGCAAGTCCTACCCGGCCAACCTGGTGGATGCATACATCGACGGCCTGTTCGTCAACCTGACGTCCGGCAGCGTGTATCCGAACTTCGACCGACGCCTATGCCACACGGACGAGACGATCCGCCCGGGCGAGCAGCTGCACATCGGCATGGACTTCAACATCAACCGGATGGCAGCAACGATTCACGTTATCCGCGACGGCCTGCCTCGACTGCTGGAGGAGGCGACATCACTGTTCGATACGCCGGCCATGATCATCGAGCTGAAGCGCCGATTCCCTGGCCACAGCATCACTGTCTATCCGGACGCCAGCGGCAAGAACCGCAAGTCGGTCAACGGCAGCGAATCAGATCACAGCCTGCTTCGGGCTGCGGGCTTCATGGTGATGGTCAACCCATCCAACCCCGAAGTGCGTGACCGGGTGCTGGCCGTGAACGCCATGCTCCTGAATGGCGAGGGTCAGCGCCGATACCGGATCAACACCGACAACTGCCCGATCACCACCCAGGTGCTCGAGCAGCAGGCCTATGACGACAAAGGCCAGCCCAACAAAGACGGCACTGAAGACCCAATCGACTCATTGGGATACTTCATTGTCCAGCGCTTCCCGATTGCGGGCGGCTACACACTCGCAAACGTGAGCGACTCATGA
- a CDS encoding replication protein P yields the protein MKDVTQMIPGAARALGTAAPYQAPAQAGTQLGVVDDATGEVVERLFRQLQAIFPAHKQAWPDDKAKAAAMRNWTMGFMAAGIRTLEQIRFGIEQCRKSGSPFAPSVGQFIGWCTPGPEAFGLPASADAWMEALMGLYSHEGVKIAAIATGLFDLRSAKQEDKGLRQRFDHNYTIVIRRAQSGQPLDGKILTGIGHDSQKTELELAEEQAEQAVQARIIQQGIPVDAASARALLLARIGRRAGQ from the coding sequence ATGAAGGACGTCACTCAGATGATCCCCGGTGCTGCACGGGCGCTGGGCACCGCCGCCCCTTATCAGGCCCCGGCGCAGGCCGGCACGCAGCTGGGCGTTGTGGATGACGCCACTGGCGAAGTCGTTGAGCGCCTGTTCCGCCAACTGCAGGCCATATTCCCGGCGCACAAACAGGCATGGCCGGACGATAAGGCCAAGGCTGCCGCAATGCGCAACTGGACGATGGGCTTCATGGCCGCTGGCATCCGCACGCTTGAGCAGATCCGTTTCGGAATCGAGCAGTGCCGCAAGAGCGGCTCACCATTCGCTCCAAGCGTCGGCCAGTTCATAGGCTGGTGTACGCCTGGGCCAGAGGCGTTTGGCCTGCCAGCGAGCGCTGACGCATGGATGGAGGCATTGATGGGCTTGTACAGCCACGAAGGCGTGAAGATCGCGGCCATTGCCACTGGCCTGTTCGACCTGCGTTCAGCCAAGCAGGAAGACAAGGGCCTGCGCCAGCGCTTCGACCACAACTACACGATCGTGATCCGCCGCGCCCAGTCCGGGCAGCCGCTGGACGGAAAGATCCTGACCGGCATTGGCCATGACAGCCAGAAGACCGAGCTGGAACTCGCCGAAGAGCAGGCCGAGCAGGCGGTACAGGCACGAATCATTCAACAAGGAATCCCGGTAGACGCAGCCTCAGCGCGCGCTCTGCTGTTGGCGAGAATTGGCAGGAGGGCGGGGCAATGA
- a CDS encoding DUF2213 domain-containing protein: MKITDSVVLSDTSLSESGYLEAFARTARTGIQQYLGSELGRPDLAVVNVYRDQADVFSKRSLQTFSKIPVTNDHPGQPVTAENWKDVAVGTTGDDVLRDGEYLKIGIKITDANAVKAVNDGKRELSVGYSCSLVWEDGIAPDGTAYQAKQTEITADHVAIVQRGRAGTKARIGDAWGAAPITDHKPTKENHMTLKTVTVDGIPVEVTDQGAIVIATLQQRLVDSGKQLTDSAAAHLAAIASKDTELAKKDAEIDDLKGKQLNDSDIDKRVTARADLISKAKSIADADYTGKTDADIRKAVVVAKLGDAAVVGKADAYIDARFEILVEDAAKDPVRKHFQAQDGKPKNPNDNGQQAYEQRLNDAWKGVTN; the protein is encoded by the coding sequence ATGAAAATTACTGATTCAGTCGTACTCAGCGATACCTCGCTGAGTGAGTCCGGCTATCTGGAGGCATTTGCCCGGACAGCAAGAACAGGTATCCAGCAATACCTTGGCTCCGAGCTTGGCCGTCCCGATCTCGCCGTGGTGAATGTCTACCGCGACCAAGCTGACGTTTTCTCTAAGCGATCGCTGCAGACCTTCTCAAAGATACCTGTCACGAACGATCACCCGGGGCAGCCGGTTACCGCCGAGAACTGGAAAGACGTCGCCGTTGGCACCACGGGCGACGATGTTCTGCGTGACGGTGAGTACCTGAAGATCGGCATCAAGATCACTGATGCAAACGCAGTCAAGGCTGTGAACGACGGCAAGCGCGAGCTGAGCGTTGGTTACAGCTGCTCACTGGTATGGGAAGACGGTATCGCACCAGACGGTACGGCCTATCAGGCCAAGCAGACCGAAATCACGGCTGACCATGTTGCGATCGTGCAGCGCGGCCGGGCCGGAACGAAAGCGCGCATCGGCGACGCTTGGGGCGCAGCCCCGATCACTGACCACAAACCCACGAAGGAAAATCACATGACCCTGAAGACGGTTACCGTCGACGGCATCCCGGTTGAAGTAACCGACCAGGGCGCCATTGTCATTGCCACCCTGCAACAGCGCTTGGTCGATTCCGGCAAGCAGCTGACCGACAGCGCCGCCGCGCACCTTGCCGCTATTGCCTCGAAAGACACCGAACTGGCGAAGAAAGATGCCGAGATCGACGATCTGAAGGGCAAGCAGCTCAATGATTCGGACATCGACAAGCGCGTCACCGCGCGCGCTGATCTGATCAGCAAAGCCAAATCCATCGCCGACGCCGACTACACCGGTAAGACCGATGCCGACATTCGCAAGGCCGTCGTCGTCGCGAAATTGGGCGATGCTGCTGTAGTTGGCAAGGCAGACGCATATATCGACGCGCGCTTCGAGATCCTCGTCGAGGATGCCGCCAAAGATCCTGTGCGCAAGCATTTCCAGGCTCAGGACGGCAAGCCAAAGAACCCGAACGATAACGGCCAGCAGGCCTACGAGCAGCGTCTCAATGATGCTTGGAAAGGGGTGACCAACTGA
- a CDS encoding DUF1382 family protein has product MNRAKPAQLRQALELANTYTKAGIRFVCMPVVDEADGMNLNSQAQQRLERIALIAESAERLA; this is encoded by the coding sequence ATGAACCGCGCCAAACCAGCACAACTGCGCCAGGCGCTCGAACTGGCCAACACCTACACCAAGGCCGGCATCCGATTCGTATGCATGCCAGTGGTAGACGAGGCAGACGGCATGAACCTGAACAGTCAGGCCCAGCAGCGCCTTGAGCGCATAGCATTGATCGCGGAATCAGCGGAGAGACTGGCATGA
- a CDS encoding DUF2184 domain-containing protein, producing MRHLQLLDAQAALGFVTSQTSYIERQVNEVVYPDIQYPGLIPVDTSAPEWIKSVTYYSSDKIGKADWINGNSDDIPLASTERSRFETSVHMAGIGYGYGLEEISQAQIMGIALTADDANAARRAYEEMVDRVALAGDASKGFSGLFSFPGVTAGSAVTGNWSTASADQILADVNTSLTVQAAGTMFTAFSDTLLLPYSKFLLLATRKVNDQGLESILTYLQKNNVYTATTGRPLLLKGLNGLDAAGAGNTARMISYRRDPSVLKMHIPMPHRFLPVYQAGPIRWEVPGIFRLGGVDIRRPAEVRYTDGI from the coding sequence ATGCGCCACCTTCAACTTCTCGACGCTCAAGCGGCGTTGGGTTTCGTCACCTCGCAGACCTCGTACATCGAGCGTCAGGTGAACGAGGTTGTCTACCCAGACATCCAGTATCCCGGCCTCATCCCGGTAGACACGTCCGCTCCTGAATGGATCAAGAGCGTCACCTACTACTCTTCGGACAAGATTGGCAAGGCTGACTGGATCAACGGCAACTCCGACGACATCCCCCTTGCAAGCACTGAGCGCTCGAGGTTTGAGACCTCCGTGCATATGGCAGGTATCGGTTACGGCTACGGTCTGGAAGAGATCAGTCAGGCCCAGATTATGGGTATTGCACTGACCGCTGACGATGCGAACGCCGCTCGTCGTGCCTACGAAGAAATGGTCGACCGTGTAGCGCTGGCGGGCGACGCATCGAAAGGCTTCTCGGGACTTTTTAGCTTCCCGGGCGTTACTGCGGGCAGCGCAGTTACTGGCAACTGGTCGACTGCTTCTGCCGACCAGATCCTGGCCGACGTGAACACCTCGCTGACCGTGCAAGCGGCAGGAACGATGTTCACCGCATTCTCCGACACTCTTTTGCTGCCTTACAGCAAGTTCCTGCTGCTGGCAACGCGCAAGGTGAACGACCAAGGTCTGGAATCGATCCTGACCTATCTGCAAAAGAACAACGTTTACACAGCAACCACCGGTCGCCCTCTGCTGCTGAAAGGCCTGAACGGACTGGATGCCGCAGGCGCTGGCAACACCGCTCGCATGATCAGCTATCGCCGCGATCCAAGCGTGCTGAAAATGCACATTCCGATGCCGCATCGATTCCTGCCGGTGTATCAGGCTGGTCCGATTCGCTGGGAAGTTCCTGGCATCTTCCGTTTGGGTGGCGTTGACATCCGTCGCCCGGCCGAAGTCCGCTACACCGACGGCATCTAA
- a CDS encoding putative metallopeptidase, with the protein MIRPTPPAELLMESEESYVFMRLVPAKDVWGWIQSEILADTGSIHNEDHAHLIDADICIMWASSAFTKQGRTVLGQAEQVAFRAGGWQKARMEQQMRDWFGYVPSYIITLAADYCSQCSDADFCALVEHELYHIAQAADQYGAPKFTQDGLPKLEMRGHDVEEFVGVVRRYGASPDVQRLVDAANKPAEVGKLNISRACGTCLLKLA; encoded by the coding sequence ATGATTCGTCCGACGCCGCCAGCCGAACTGCTGATGGAGTCGGAAGAGTCATATGTGTTCATGCGCCTGGTGCCCGCCAAGGACGTCTGGGGATGGATTCAAAGCGAGATCCTTGCCGATACCGGCAGCATCCACAACGAAGACCATGCCCATTTGATCGATGCTGACATCTGCATCATGTGGGCCTCATCTGCCTTCACGAAGCAAGGGCGCACAGTGCTGGGCCAAGCCGAACAGGTAGCGTTCCGTGCCGGTGGTTGGCAGAAGGCACGGATGGAACAGCAGATGCGTGACTGGTTCGGTTATGTGCCGAGTTACATCATCACCTTGGCCGCCGATTACTGCTCACAGTGCAGCGATGCAGACTTCTGCGCACTGGTTGAACATGAGCTCTACCACATCGCCCAGGCAGCCGATCAGTACGGCGCGCCCAAGTTCACGCAAGACGGATTACCAAAGCTTGAGATGCGCGGCCATGACGTCGAAGAGTTCGTCGGTGTGGTCCGTCGCTATGGGGCAAGCCCAGACGTTCAGAGACTGGTCGACGCTGCAAACAAACCTGCCGAAGTCGGCAAACTCAATATTTCAAGGGCTTGCGGAACCTGTCTTCTCAAGCTGGCCTGA
- a CDS encoding NUMOD4 domain-containing protein, whose protein sequence is MPDSTAIAEQWRAVPDYEGIYEVSSLGRVRSLPRVVEFGSSTRQCGGIVLRQGTKPAGYKFVMLYRAAEQKCSNVHRLVAGAFVKGYFDGAQVNHIDGDKSNNAAGNLEWCTGSENCLHSYSTGLRPRGAIKHLARSGERNSQSKLSDLQTEELRAMLSSGVSGVEVARSFGISASLVSDIKNGRRRAVKVA, encoded by the coding sequence ATGCCAGACAGTACTGCAATTGCCGAGCAGTGGAGAGCCGTGCCCGATTACGAGGGAATCTATGAGGTTTCCAGTCTTGGTCGCGTTCGCTCATTGCCTAGAGTGGTGGAATTTGGATCGTCCACTCGGCAATGCGGTGGCATCGTGTTGCGGCAGGGTACCAAGCCCGCCGGATACAAGTTCGTCATGCTTTATCGGGCCGCGGAACAAAAGTGCTCGAACGTCCATAGGCTGGTGGCTGGCGCATTTGTTAAAGGCTACTTCGATGGAGCTCAGGTCAATCACATTGATGGCGACAAGAGCAACAACGCAGCTGGCAATCTTGAGTGGTGTACTGGAAGCGAGAACTGCCTGCACAGCTACAGTACTGGCCTTCGTCCGCGTGGAGCCATAAAGCATCTGGCTCGATCTGGAGAGCGCAATAGCCAGTCAAAGCTGAGCGATCTACAAACCGAAGAGCTTCGCGCGATGCTGTCATCAGGCGTTTCGGGAGTAGAAGTGGCCAGAAGTTTCGGTATCAGCGCATCACTGGTCAGCGACATAAAAAATGGGCGGCGACGAGCCGTAAAGGTGGCATAA
- a CDS encoding recombination protein NinG, whose product MKRSAPSPAKAPRAKKCRVPECGASFVPQKLGQAVCSPACAIKDAPRNQAKARKALVQAERSEIKVRKEKLKSRSEHMKDTQQAFNEWVRHRDMGEPCVSCGRHHNGQWHAGHYRSVGGHPALRFEPLNVWRQCAPCNTHKSGDLVNYRAELVRRIGIANVEWLEGPHEPQKYTIEELKALTAKYRALTRELKKGEAA is encoded by the coding sequence TTGAAACGTTCAGCCCCAAGCCCCGCAAAAGCTCCACGGGCGAAGAAATGCCGCGTACCTGAGTGCGGGGCCTCATTCGTCCCGCAGAAGCTCGGGCAGGCCGTATGCAGCCCTGCCTGCGCAATCAAAGACGCGCCGAGGAATCAGGCCAAGGCCCGCAAGGCGCTGGTCCAGGCTGAACGCTCCGAGATCAAGGTTCGCAAGGAGAAGCTGAAGTCCCGCAGCGAACACATGAAGGATACCCAGCAAGCTTTCAACGAGTGGGTCCGTCATCGTGACATGGGCGAGCCATGCGTGAGCTGCGGACGGCATCACAACGGTCAGTGGCACGCTGGGCACTACCGGTCCGTCGGTGGGCACCCGGCCCTGAGATTCGAACCGCTCAACGTGTGGAGGCAGTGCGCTCCGTGCAACACGCACAAGTCCGGCGATCTGGTGAATTACCGGGCCGAGCTTGTACGTCGCATCGGCATTGCGAATGTGGAATGGCTCGAAGGACCGCATGAGCCCCAGAAGTACACCATCGAAGAACTGAAAGCCCTGACAGCCAAGTACCGGGCACTGACCAGAGAATTGAAGAAAGGAGAAGCGGCATGA